In Embleya scabrispora, the DNA window ATAACCTCTCGGTTCACGCGGGCATGCTGCGGCGCCGCAACTACACCGAATCGATGACGGATCCGCGGGACCGGACCCGTCGGCGCTGCCGGCGCCACTCAAGGCATCGCTCCGATCGGTACAAGTGTTACGCCTCCACGAGGGTGACCTGGGTCACGTCGGTCCGCAGCGGCTTCGAGCGGTTGGTCCCCCAGTGTGCGGGACGGTCCGGTGATCCGCGCGATCGTGCCGATCGGCCCGGGTTTTCCGGGCCGGGCGCGGTCGCGCGCGACCTTCGGGCCGGGGATCGACGGCGGCCGGGTGCCGGTGGGACGAGATGGATGTTCGGGAGGCTTGGGGTCGAAGGGACAGGACAGGGACCGGTCGTCGGCGTCGGGGTCGCTCGGACGATCCCGAACCTGTCTTGAGAATGCCCGCCCTCGGGCGCGTTACGCCCGCGAAGTCGGGGGCCATCGCCGGGCGTCGGGCTCCGGCGGGCGTCGGGGCGGGGGTCGGGACGGGGGTCGGGAGCGACGGAAAGCGGCGGGCGGCTTTTCGGGCGCGACGGTGCGGCGGTATTGCGGGCGTGGTGCGGGCCGGCGGGAATCGTGGGTCGCCGGGGTCGATATTCATCGGCTGTTCGAGCGGTTGCGGTTGTGTGCGATGTTCTCGACGGCGGGACGGATATCCGGTGAGCCGCGGTGATGGAAGAGTGAATTCGGGCGAGGAGTTTCCCCGGCCGATACCGAGCGTCGTGCATTCGGATGCGATGTGTGAGCGCGGGAAAATCGCGGGTGGCGTCGGAAATGTGGTCGGGTGATTGCGGGCCGGATTCTTTTGCCTTCTTCGGCGGCTCGGGCGGGACATCCGGCGGGGGCCGTCGGGGAATTCGATCACGGGCACGCGGGTGGGCCCGTCCGCGGGATGTCGGACGGGCCCGGTTGGCGGGTGGTCGCGGGTCAGGGCGTCCAGGCGCCGGTGGGGGCGGCCGAGCGCACGAACTCGGTGAAGTCGCGGGCCGGGCGGCCGAGCGCGCGCGGGACGCCGTCGGAGATCGCGGCCTCCAGGCCGCGGTGGATGCTGCCCAGGGCGGAGGTCCACATGGCCACCTCGACCTCGGGCACACCCTGGGCGATCAGGGCGGCGGCGTACTCGTCCGGGTCGGCGGCCACGTAGTCGGCCCGCCGGCCGCCGGCGGCGGCGATCTCGGCCAACGCGGCGTCGAAGGTCAGCGCCCGGGGGCCGGACAGTTCGTAGGTCTCGCCGTCGTGGCCGGGGTCGAGCAGGGCGGCGGCGGCCACGGCGCCGATGTCCTCGGTGTCGACGAAGGACACCGCCGCGGCGCCGGTCGGCAGGACCAGTTCGCCGGCGCGGATGCCGTCGCGGAACAGGCCCTCGCTGAAGTTCTGCGCGAACCACCCCGGGCGCAGGATGGTCCACGCCGGGCCGGCGCCGCGCACGGCCGCCTCGAGGTCGAGTCGGGCCCGGGTGGCCGGATCGTCCGCGGCGAAGTAGCCGGGGGTGTCGACGCCCCGCGCGGAGAGCAGGACGATGCGCTCGACGCCGGCGGCGACCGCTCGGCGGACGAAGGCGGGACCGGCCTCGGCGCCGTCCAGCGGGACCAGGTAGACGGCTCGGACGCCGTCCAGGACCCGGTCCCAGGTGCTCTCGTCGGACCATTCGAAGGGGATCTCGGTGGATCGGGAGGCGATCCGGATGTCCGCGTCCCGGGCGCGGAGGGCGGCGGCCACGCGGCTGCCGGTCTTGCCGGTGCCGCCCAGGACGAGGATCGGGTGCCGCGATGCGGGTCGGGTCGTGGTTGTCATGCGTCCAGCCTGCTCGGCGCGCCGCCGGGCGACCATGGGCGAGAAGCCGGGGGGCATGTGTGTGCGTCCGGGACCTCGGCCGCGCGGTTTGTCGGCGGGGGATGTGGTGCCGCGCGGCGGGTGGTGTGGTGCTACGCGGCGCGGTGGTGGGCGGTGCGGTGGGCCGAGGGGCTCAGGCCGCGGACACGTTTGAAGGCGGTGCTGAACGCGAACGCGTCCGCGTAGCCGACGCGGCGGGCCACTGCGGCGACCGTGGCGTCGGGTTCGGTGAGCAGTTCGGCGGCCAGGGCCATCCGCCACTCGGTCAGGTACGTGAGCGGCGGTTGGCCGACCCGGGCGGTGAATCGTTCGGCGAGCGCGGTGCGGGACACGCCGGCCTCGGCGGCCAGGGCGGCGATGGTCCAGGGACGGGCCGGGGCGTCGTGTACGGCGCGCAGGGCGGCGCCCACGATCGGATCGGCCAGGGCCAGGTACCACTCCGGGGCATGGGCCTCGGGGAGGTCGAACCAGGCCCGCAGCGTGCAGGCGAGCAACCAGTCGAGCAGGCGGTCCAGCACGACCTGTTGACCCGGCCGGTCGGCGGCGACCTCGGCGGACAGGAAGTCCAGGAGTCGGTGGTCGCCGTCGGGATCCGGCACCACCAGCAGGTCGGGCAGCGCGGTGGGCAGCCGGCGGCCGATGTCGGTGTGCGCGCGGTAGGCGCCGGAGATCAGCTCGGTCGGCGCGTCGGTCGAGGGGTCCACGGACGGGTCGGCGGACGGGTCGGCGACGAAGGTCAACGGGGCCGGGCCGCGGATTACCGCCGTGTCGCCCGGGAGCAGCGCGTGCGACGGGCCGCTCTCGGGCACGATGCGGCCGCCGCCGCGCACGAGGGTGCAGATGGTCAGCGGCGTGCGGGAATCGAGGCGGACGGACCCCGCCGGGGACAGGATCCGCCGGTCGAACAGGGCCTCGTCGGCCCTGATCCCGCGCAGCAGGTCGGCCAGTCCATCCATGGGGGGAGCCTAGCCGGCCCGGCGGGTGGCAAGCGGGGGCGGGCGGTGGACACGGTGGGGATCGGCATCGACATTTGCCGTGAATCGGGATGAATCCGGCTTGGGCGGGGTGCGCGACGTTGCTCATTCGTGCGTGAAACTGCTATCAAATGAATAGTTTCAAGCATGTGAGTGCAGCAGTGCGCAGCACTGCGCATCGTCCGAGCACCCCGGGAGCGCCATGACGGCCGTCAGTCACACCTCCGCCGAGATCGCCACCCAGCCCGCGTTGTGGGCCCGCGCCGCCGCGCTCGCGGGGGAGTGCGCGGGGTTGCCGAAGGGCGGCGAGCGGGTCGCGGTCGTCGGTTGCGGGACGTCGTGGTTCATCGCGCAGGCGTACGCGGTGTTGCGCGAGCGGGCCGGGCTCGGGATCACCGACGCCTTCGCGGCCTCGGAGTTCCCCGGCGTACGGGACTACGACCGGGTGGTGGCGCTGAGCCGCTCCGGCACCACGACCGAGGTGTTGCGGCTGCTCGCGGAGGTGCGCGGCAAGGTCGCCACGACCGCGATCACCGGCGCGCCCGGCACGCCGATCACGACCGCGGCGGACGAGATCGTGATGCTCGACTTCGCCGACGAGCGCTCGGTCGTGCAGACCCGGTTCGCCACCACGGCGCTCGCGTTGTTCCGTGCGCATCTGGGCGAGGACCTGACCGCGGCGGTGCGGGACGCGGAGACCGCCGTCGCCTGGGAGCCGGAGGCGGCGTTCGTGGCCGCCGAGCAGTTCACCTTCCTCGGCTCGTCGTGGTCGGCGGGGTTGGCGGCCGAGGCCGCGCTGAAGATGCGCGAGGCGGCGGGGGCGTGGACCGAGAGCTACCCGGTGATGGAGTACCGGCACGGGCCGATCAGCATCGCCGCGCCCCACCGGGTCACCTGGGTCTTCGGTCCGGTGCCGGAGGGGCTGGCCGAGCAGGTCGCGGTGACCGGCGGCACCTTCGTGGCCGGCGCGCTCGACCCGATGGCCGAGTTGATCCGGGTACAAAAGCTCGCGGTCGCGATCGCGGAGAGCCGCGGGCTGAACCCGGACGAGCCGAGGCACCTCACCCGGTCCGTGGTGCTGGACGCGTCGTGACGGACAGCGGGCGCCGGTCGGCGGGGTGGGCGTCGTGATCGTCACGGTGACGCCGAATCCGGCCTGGGATGTCACCTACCACCTGGAACGACTGGCTCGGCACGGGGCGAACCGGCCGGCGTCGGTCGGCGGGCGGGCCGGCGGCAAGGGGATCAATGTCACGCGGGTACTGCGCTTGCTCGGGGTCGCGGTCGCGGCGGTGGCGCCGCTGGGCGGGCCGACGGGCGAGCGGATACGGGCCGATCTGGCCGCGGCGGACATCGCGTTGACCTCGGTGCCGGTGGTGGGCGAGACGCGGTGCACCACGACGATCGTGGAGACCGCCTCGGGCGGCGCGACGTCGTTGAACGAACTCGGCCCCTCGCGGACCGCCGAGGAGTGGGCGCGGGTGGTCGCCGCCACGGCCGAACTGCTGCCCGCCGCGTCGGTGTTGGTGCTCTCCGGGAGTCTGCCGCCGGGGGTGCCGGAGGGCGGCTACGCGGAACTGGTCGCCCGGGCGCGGGCGGCGGGCGTGCCGGTGTTGCTGGACGCCTCGGGGCCGGCGCTGCTCGCGGGGGTCGCGGCCGGGCCGGATGTGGTCAAGCCGAACGCGGACGAGCTGCTCGCGGCGACCGGGGAGAGCGATCCGCTGCGCGCGGTAGCCCGGTTGGCGGCGCGCACGGGGGCCGGCGGCGCGGTCGTCGCGTCGTTCGGTCCGGGCGGGATGTTGGCCGCCTCCGACGCCGGGTGGTGGCGGGCGGTGCCGCCGGAGTCGGTGCACGGCAACGCCACCGGCGCCGGGGACGCGGCGGTCGCGGCGCTGGCCCGGGGGCTGGCCGAGGGCCTGCCGTGGCCGGAGCGGTTGCGCGACGCGGTGGCCCTGTCGGCGGCGGCGGTGGCCGCGCCGCTGGCCGGGGACGTGGACGGCGACCTGTACCGGGCCTGGCGGCCCCGGGTGCGGGTGGAAGCGGTGGCGCCGCCGCCGCCGTAGGGCGCGGGCGGCGCGGTGGTGATGGTGTTGGTGCCGGGCGGGATCGTTCCAAGGAGTTGTGCGATGGGCTTGACCTCGACGGGGATACTGACCGACGCGGCGCGGGCGGACGGGGTGGGGGTGGCCGCGTTCAACGTGATCACCCTCGAACACGCCGAGGCGGTGGTGACGGCCGCCGAGCAGGCGGGGCTGCCGGTGGTGGTGGCGATCAGCGAGAACGCGGTGAAGTTCCGGGGCGGGCGGCTGGGACCGCTCGCGGCGGCGTGCCGGGTGCTGGCGGAGGAGGCCGAGGTGCCGGTGGCACTGCACCTGGACCACGTCGAGTCGGTCGAACTGCTGGCGGCGGCCGAGGGTACGGGGATCGGTTCGGTGATGTTCGACGCCTCGCGGCTCGGCTACGCGGAGAACGTGGCGGCGACGGCCGACGCGGTGGCCTGGGCGCATGCTCGCGGCATCACCCTGGAGGCCGAACTCGGCGAGGTGGGCGGCAAGCCGGGCCATCCCGCGCTGGACGCACACGCGCCCGGGGCGCGCACGGATCCGGCCGAGGCGGCGGCATACGTGCGGGCGACCGGGGTGGACGCGTTGGCCGTCGCGGTCGGCAGCAGCCACGCGATGCTCGATCGCACCGCCACGCTCGACCACGACCTGATCGCCCGGCTGCGCGAGGCGGTCCGCGTCCCGCTGGTGCTGCACGGCTCTTCGGGCGTGCCGGACGACGAACTGCGGGCGGCGGTGTCGGCCGGGATGACCAAGATCAACGTCGGTACGGCGCTGAACATCGCCTACACCGGCACGCTGCGCGAGCGCCTGGCGGCCACCCCCGGCAAGGCCGACCCGCGACCGGCGCTGTCCGCTTCGCGGGCGGCGATGGTCAACGCGGTCGCAGCCCTGCTGAGGGTGATCACCGCGAAGCGCTGAACCGGGCGGGTGGGGCCCGCGAGGCGATCGAGCGCCGGGGGGCGGCCCGGCGCTCGCCGGGTCAGCCGAAGAGCCACGTGCTCAGCCGTGCCCACCACGTGGTGGGCGGGGGCGGGAGCAGCGGCTCCGGCGGGCGCGTCGCGCGGTCGGCGCGGGCGGGGCGGACCCACTCGGGGGGCTCCACCAGGGGGACCGGGGTGAAAACGACCGGCAGCGAGGTCAGGTAGCGGGCCCAGGTGGCGGCGTGCCAGGCCGGCGGCCGGTCGGGGTGGGCAAGTCGGATGTCGGGCAGTCGGCTGTTGAGGGTGTCGATCGCGGTGTCGGTGATGGCCCGGCCGATGTCCTGTCCCGGGCACAGGTGCGCGCCGCCGCTGAACGCCAGGTGTGCCCGGTTGTGGTGGACGGGCACGGTGAGGTCGGTACGGATCTGCGGGTCGACGTTGCCGGCCATCACGCCGAGCACCAGCAGGTCGCCGGCCCGGATCCGCCGCCCGCCCAACTCGGTGTCGACCAGCGCCCAGCGACCGGGGATGACCCACAACGGCGGTTCGTCCCACAGGACCTGCTCGACCGCGTCGGGCAGGCTCAGCCGGGCGCCGGCCAGCGAGGCGGCGAACCGGTCGTCGGTGAGCACCACCCGCAGGGTGTTCGCGATCAGCGCGATGGTCAGTTCGTTGGCGGCGACCATCACGAGTCTGAGGTGGTGCAGCACCTCGTCCTCGGACAGCTTGTTCGGGTGCTCGATCAGCCAGGACGGGAAGTCGGCGGCCGGCTCGCGGCGTTTGCGGTCGGCCAGATCGCGCAGCGTCCGCAGGATGAACTCGTTGGATTCCAGGGCGCGTTCACTCTGCATCATCAACTCGGCGCTGGCCTGCACCAGTTGCGGACCCATCTCGTCGGGCAGACCGTAGAGCTGCGCGATGACCAGCATCGGCAACTGCTGGGCGAACTGGGCGACCAGGTCGGCATGGCCGTCGGCGGCGATCCGGTCGATCAGGTCGTGCGACAGGCGTTGCACGTGTTTGCGGATGCCGCGCCGGTCGAACCGGTCCAGACTCTCCGTGACCACCGAGCGCAACCGCTGATGTTCGGCGCCGTCGCTGGAGACGCAGTCGGGGCGATACTCCATGATCGGCAGGATCGTCGCATCCGGCGGGATCCGGCCCTCGCGCCAGTCGCGCCAGTTGCGCGCGTCCCGGGAGAACCGGCTCGGCGTGCGCATGACCTCCAGGTTCTCCCGGTAGCCCAGCACCAGCCAGCCGGGGAAATCGCCGTCGACCAGGATCGGGGCGACCGCCCCGTGTTCGGCGCGCAGTCGTTCGTACGCGGCACCCGGATCCGCGATGGTCTCCGGACCGTACAACCGCGTGATGCCCTCGGTGGCCGTCGCGCCCGCGTGCGCGGGGCAACCGGGCGGCGGAACGGGGGGAGGAGCGGTCATGGCGTCTCCCGGTTCGTGGTGAGCGTGTGGAGGTATTGCATGAGCGCCATCAGCACATCCCGGCTGGAACCTCGATTGCGGGCGTCGCAGTCGACCATCGGCACGGTGTCGTCGAGGTCGAGCGCGCCGCGCAGTTCGTCCATGGAATAGACCGGCGACTCGGGAAACGTGTTGACCGCGACCACGAACGGCACACCGCGATCCTCCAGGCGGCCCATCACGTCGAAGCACACCTCCAGGCGCCGGGTGTCCACCAGCACGACGGCGCCGAGCGCGCCGTCGAACAGGCCGTTCCACAGGAACCAGAAGCGCTCCTGCCCGGGGGTGCCGAACAGGTAGAGCACCAGGCGCTCGTTGAGGCTGATCCGGCCGAAGTCCATCGCCACCGTCGTGGTGGTCTTGGCCTCGACGCCCGAGAGGTCGTCGATGCCGACGCCCGCCTGGGTCATCGTCTCCTCCGTGGTGAGGGGACGGATCTCGCTGACCGCGCCGACGAGGGTGGTCTTGCCGACCCCGAATCCGCCGACGATCACGACCTTGACGGCGGCCGCGGCCGTTGCGGGCAGCATGTCCTCGGGGCGCGGCCCGACGAGGGTCTCAGAGCCGTTGTAGTCCATGCATCACCGCCTTGAGGAGATCGATGTCGGGCAACGACGCGGCCGGGATCGGGGCCCGGGCCTCCAACTCGCCCGCGGTCACCATGTCCGCGAGCACCAGCGTCAGGACGCTGGTGGGTAACCGCATGTGGGCGGAGATCTCCGCCATCGACAACGGTTGTTCGCACATCCGCAGGATCGCGGCGGGCTCGGGGCCCATCCCGCGGGTGGATTCGTGCTTGGCGACGAACAGCGTCACGAGGTCCAGCCGGCCGGGATCGTCCGGGTTCTCCCCGACCAGGTACAGCCGTTCGGGGTAGGGAACGCGCCGTGTGCGCCGCCGCGGCACGGTCACGGGAACGCCCCGTCGCGGCGCGGCGGGCTGGTCAGGTGTTCGCCGATCCGGATCACCAGGTCGCGCATGCGGTGGCCGAGCAGGCCGGTGTCCACCTGGCCGTCGGCGAGCACCGCGAGGTAGGCGCCGGCGCCGGCGGCCATCATGTAGAAGTAGCCGCCGTTGACCTCGATCACCACCAGCCGCATCCGCCCGTCCCCCTTGGGGAATTCGGCGGCCACCGCGGCGGCGAGGCTCTGCAGGCCGGCGCACGCGGCGGCGAGCCGGTCGGCGGTGTCGGCGGCGGTGTTGTGCTGGGCCATCCGCAGGCCGTCGGCGGACAGCAGCACGATGTAGCGCGTGAACGGCACGCTCTTCGCGAGATCGGAGAGCATCCAGTCCATGTTGGGTCGGTACGCCGTCATCGGTATCCCCCGTCGTCCCACGAGTTTTCGCCGGTCTCGGATCGTCGTTCCTTGGGCGGCGGTTCGCCGTTGATGCCGCTGAGGAAGGCGTCCAGGCCCAGCCCCGGCGGGGTCTCGTCGACGCTCGGGGCGGCGGTGGGCGTCGGCTTGGGCGCGCGGTGTCCACGCGTGCCACCGGCGCGGGGCACGGTGCCCAGACCGCGTCGGCGGCGTTGCGGCAGACCGTTGGCGCCGAACTCGGTGTGCGCCGGCGTCTCGGTCATCAGGTCGTGCAGGGACGGGAGTTCGTCCAGGTGCGACAGGTGCTCGGGCATCGGGTACATCGGCGGCACGTTCGCGGTGATCTGGTTCTGCGGGATCACCACGACGGCGCGCACGCCGCCGTAGGCCGACGGACGCAGCATCACCTTGAAGTTGTAGGTGTGCGCGAGGCGGGCCACCACCGTCAAACCGAGCCGCGGGGTCTCGCCCAGGTCGCCGAGGTTGAGCGCGTCGCCGTCCAGGGACAGGATGCGCTCGGCGCGGCGGCGGGCCTCCTCGCTCAGCCCGACGCCGGCGTCCTCGATCTCGACCGCGATGCCGCTCTGCACCTCGGCCGTGGTCAGGTGCACGGTGGTCGAGGGCGGCGAGTATCGGGTGGCGTTGTCGAGGAGTTCGGCGATCGCGTGGATCAGCGGTTCGACGTGCTGGGAGATCACCGCGACCTCGACGACCGACGACAGTTTGACCCGGCGGTAGTCGAGGATGCGCGACATCGCGCCGCGCAGCACGCTGTACATGCCGATGTCGGTCTCCCACTGGCGGCCCGGGCGGGCGCCGCCGAGCACCGCGATGCTGTCGGCCATGCGGCCGATCAGCGCGTTGCCGTGGTCGAGGTGGAGCAGATCGCGGAAGACCACCGGGTCGTCGCCGTGCCGGTCCTCCATGTCCCGCATGTCCTGGGCCTGTTGGTGGATGGTGGCCTGGACGCGGCGGGCGATGTTGACGAACGCGCGCTGGGCGGACTCGCGCAGGTCCTCCTCGGCGCTGACGGTGTCGATCACCGAGCGGATCACGTTGCGGTGCGCGATGGCGAACTCGGTCGGCTCCTCGGGGTGCGGCGCGACCTTGCGCATCACCTCGGGCACCGGCTCGCCCATCTGCAGTCGGCCGATCGCCTCGGGCAACATCTCCTCGGAGAGCCGGATCATCTCCGACTCCTGCTCGGCGAGTCGACGGCGCAGGCCGATCTGTTGCTGCTGGAGCCTGGTGTGCAGTTGCGCGATGGTGCGCCCGCGCCTGCCCGCCTCCGCGGCGCACACGGCGACGGCGACGGTCGCGAGTCCACCGCACAGGGCCACCGCGGGGCGGGCCTGGGCGGAGACCGCGGCCACGGCCGCGGCCGCGCACACGGCTGTCACGAGGAAGGGGAGGATCCAGACGAGGGCCGGCCGTCGGCCTCCGGGGGACGATCCAGCGAGAACCATCGGCATCCTCGAAAAAAGTCGGAATCGAATCGTGCGGGTGTCCTGCGGACCGCTCGGCGGATCGGTCCGCCGATGGCATGTTCCGTGCTGTCGCGACCGGTGCCGGGGCCCCGCGGGGCGTTTCGAGCCACCGTCGCGGGCGCCAGGCTACGCGGATGCCCGGGGCGGATCGGTCGTGTGGCCCACAAGCCCCTCGAACGGGTGAATCCGGTCTGAACGGGCCATCGATCATCGCGAACGCGATAAGGAATCGCGGCCGATTCCCGTCGCCCGTCGGCCGGTTCGCGACGGTGGCCGGCAGCAGGTTCGCGACCGCCGGAGGGGGTCGCTTCACGATCGCGCGCGCGAGGGGCAAACATGCCGCAGCCGACCCCGCCCGGGGACACGGGCGGGGTCGGCTGCGGTCGGGAACGGTGCGGCGTGCCGCGCTACTTCAGGGGGGCTGTCAGTGGTGTGCCGTCGGTGCGCTTGAGCAGGCAGGTCAGGTCCCGGTCGTGCTCATTGAGCCAGCTGCCGGACGTGGGCCGGAACGACAGCTTCGACAGCTGGATGGTGCTGTTGCGCCCGGCCGCGCCCGAGGTCAGCTCCGTGCACTTGGCGGTGATCTCGTCCTTGAACTTCATGCTCGTCGGAGGCAGCGAGTCGGGGATGGTGTACTCGCCCACCACCTCGGCGTCGTGTGGTGTGGTGCAGGCGACGGTGAGGACGTCCTCGCCCTTCTGGTTGATGCAGTCGCCCTTGTGCAGCTTGACCATCTTGACCCGGCCGGGGCTGCTGTTCGGGCTCGCGGTGCCGGCGGGCGGCCGGCTCGCCGACGGGTCGGACTTCGCGGGCGGGGTCGGGTCCGTGGGCATCGTCGGCACCGCGGGTTTCGACGCGGTCGCGGAGGGGGCGCTCTTGTGGTCCTTCTTGTCGTCGCTCTTGCCCAGGCAGCCGGACAGCAGCGTGGTGGCGACCAGGACGGCGGCCGCGGCGCCCGCGGAGCGCGTGTGGAGCAGGGACGGAACGCGCATGGAAGATGTGAGCCTCTCGCTGGGGATTCGCCCAGAGTCTTGCGGAGGCCGGCACTCCGGTCTTCAGGGGAGTCCCTTGTCTCCTGCGTCTCCGTATCTCCTGGGGACGTGGTCAGCCGTCGGCGGATGGGTTCTTGCTGCGCCGGTAGTGCCGGGCCACGCGGGCGCGGTTGCCGCATCCCGCCGAGCACCATTCGCGGCGCGGGTTGTTCCGGACGAAGTGCAGGATGCAGCCCGGGCCGTGACAGGCCCGCAACTCGGTGCGGTCCGGGCCGGTGAGCAGGTCGACGGTGGCGCCGGCCAGTTCGGCCAGGACCGCGGTGATCGGGTCGGCCTCGGTGCGCGTGACGGCGGTCGGCCAGGTGAGCTCGCGCCACCGCGGGGCGGCCCGGGTGTAGGTGTTCAGCCGCTCGACGGTGTCGGCGGCCGGCACGGTGTCGGTCAGCGCGGCGGTGAGCAGGGCGCCGACGCAGTCGCGCAGGTCGAGGGCGCGGGCCAGGTCGTGCGCGTCCACGGCGAGCAGCGCGGCCTCGGACGGCGGGTTGCCCAGGCGCGGCGCGATGTCGCGGAGCCAGGCGGCCAGGTGCGCGGGCTCGGCCAGCCCCTCGTGCGGCGTGCCCCGTACCGCGTAGCGCGTATTGGCCAGCTCCACCGGCAGCGGTTCGCCGAGCAGGGGGGCGCCGCCGGGATCGAGGTCCGCGATTCGTGTGCTCACGAAACTAATGCTACCGGGTTGCGGTACCCATGTGGATGGTCATGGGGGTTGGATGCGGAGGCGGCTGTGGATCCGGGGGGTGTGACGAGGGAGACATTTGCCGGGAACGAGTTGCGGGCCGGGTTGGTTCCCCGGTCCGGGGATGGATCCGAGGGTGGGTTTTTGTTGTGCTTTGCGCGGTTTTGTACGGCGTATTTCGCGCTCGCGAACGACGGAATCGGCCCCTGGCGGGCCTCCCCGCGGGGGTGGGGCCAGCCCTACCCACAGAGGGAAGTGAGCACCATGGGGAATGTGTTGCCGAATCCCTAGGTTGGACCTGTCGGACCGAGGGGGTCCGCAGGGGGCCGAGGAGAGTCACGTGAACAACCGCAGCCGGGTCGCAGGACAGGACACCACCAACTCGACGGCCCCCGGCACGGTCGCCTCCTTCGTTCGCTTCGTGGCCTTCGGCGGGGGTACGGGACTGGCCTCCAGCGCCGCGCTCGTCGCGCTGAACGGGACCCTGCCGCTCGTCGTCACCAACGCCGTGGTCACCGCGGCCGGCACCGTGCTCGCCACCGAACTGCACAGCCGGTTCTCCTTCCGGGCGGGCCGCGCCAATCTCAAGGCCCATGTCCAGGCGGGCGGTTCGGCGCTGGTGGCCTACCTGTTCACCACCGCCGCGATGCTCGGACTGCACGCGGTCCAGGCGGCGCCGAGCATCATGGTCGAGCAGGCCACCTACCTCACCGCCTCCGGTGTGGCGGGTCTGGCCCGGTTCGTGTTCCTGCGGCTCGCGGTCTTCGCCCGCCCCAAGGCCGCGTCGACCGTCACCGCCACCACCCGCACCCGTGTGCTGGGCCGCGACGCGCTCGTCGCCGCCGCCTGACCCGGCCGGTACATCTCGGGCCCGCCCCGACCCCCGCTTCACCGGGGGTCGGGGCGGGCCCTTGGTCGTGCGCCTACTCGGCGGGCAGTCCGGACTCGCGCAGTCGGCGTCGATGCGGCGGGAGCAGCAGTACCTCCAGGGCGTCGGCGCACGCCTGTGCCCGGTCGCGGAACCACGGGATGCGCTCGTCGGTCATCACGGCGGGGGTGGAGCGCACCGCGAGTGCGGCGTGCGCGTGCCCGGCGCGGTTCAGGATCGGTACGGCCAGGGTGCGTACCCCGGGTACCGACTCGCCGTCGTTGAGCGCGTAGCCGATCGCCCGCGCGGCGTCCAACTGGGCCTGCAACGCGACCGGGTCCACGATCGTGCGGTCGGTCTGCGGGGCGAGCGGGAGCAGGGGGACCAGGCCGCCGTCGGCCGGGTCGGCCCAGGCGAGCAGGACCTTGCCCAGCGCCGTCGAGTGCAGCGGTCGGCGCAGGCCCAGTCCGGTACCGGGCTGGACCGAGCTGCCGACCAGGACCAGCGCGTGCCGGCCGCTGCGGATGGCCAGGTCGGACGTCGCCGACGTGCGTCGGGACAGCTGTTCCAACTCCGGGGCGGCGTGGTGCAGGCCGCGCTGGTGGTAGGCCAACAGGCCCAACTCGGCGACCACGGGACCCAGGCGGTAGCGGCTGGTGCGGTCGTCCTGGTCCAGGAAGCCGGCGCCGACCAGGGTCCGGGCGAGCCGATGCGCGGTGGACACCGACAGGCCCAGGCGGCGCGCGATGTCCGACGCGCTCAGGTCGGTGCCGCCGGCCCGGAAGCAGTGGAGGATGCCCAGCGCGCGCTGCACGGCCTGGGCGCCGGAGGGGGCGGTCGCCGGGCGGGGCGGGTCGGTGGTGTGCGGAGCGTCCGGTACGGGAGTCGGCTCGGGTGCGGCGGCCGGTTCGCGCGTACCGGTCGGCTCGTGTGCGCCGGCGGGCTCGTGTGCCGGGATGTTCGAAGTCTTCACTGGCTTCCCCAACTCGCCGTTCGACAGGCGGTTTTCACCATACGGCAAGGCTGCGG includes these proteins:
- a CDS encoding GTP-binding protein, yielding MDYNGSETLVGPRPEDMLPATAAAAVKVVIVGGFGVGKTTLVGAVSEIRPLTTEETMTQAGVGIDDLSGVEAKTTTTVAMDFGRISLNERLVLYLFGTPGQERFWFLWNGLFDGALGAVVLVDTRRLEVCFDVMGRLEDRGVPFVVAVNTFPESPVYSMDELRGALDLDDTVPMVDCDARNRGSSRDVLMALMQYLHTLTTNRETP
- a CDS encoding DUF742 domain-containing protein; its protein translation is MTVPRRRTRRVPYPERLYLVGENPDDPGRLDLVTLFVAKHESTRGMGPEPAAILRMCEQPLSMAEISAHMRLPTSVLTLVLADMVTAGELEARAPIPAASLPDIDLLKAVMHGLQRL
- a CDS encoding roadblock/LC7 domain-containing protein, giving the protein MTAYRPNMDWMLSDLAKSVPFTRYIVLLSADGLRMAQHNTAADTADRLAAACAGLQSLAAAVAAEFPKGDGRMRLVVIEVNGGYFYMMAAGAGAYLAVLADGQVDTGLLGHRMRDLVIRIGEHLTSPPRRDGAFP
- a CDS encoding sensor histidine kinase, whose amino-acid sequence is MTAVCAAAAVAAVSAQARPAVALCGGLATVAVAVCAAEAGRRGRTIAQLHTRLQQQQIGLRRRLAEQESEMIRLSEEMLPEAIGRLQMGEPVPEVMRKVAPHPEEPTEFAIAHRNVIRSVIDTVSAEEDLRESAQRAFVNIARRVQATIHQQAQDMRDMEDRHGDDPVVFRDLLHLDHGNALIGRMADSIAVLGGARPGRQWETDIGMYSVLRGAMSRILDYRRVKLSSVVEVAVISQHVEPLIHAIAELLDNATRYSPPSTTVHLTTAEVQSGIAVEIEDAGVGLSEEARRRAERILSLDGDALNLGDLGETPRLGLTVVARLAHTYNFKVMLRPSAYGGVRAVVVIPQNQITANVPPMYPMPEHLSHLDELPSLHDLMTETPAHTEFGANGLPQRRRRGLGTVPRAGGTRGHRAPKPTPTAAPSVDETPPGLGLDAFLSGINGEPPPKERRSETGENSWDDGGYR
- a CDS encoding septum formation family protein, whose product is MRVPSLLHTRSAGAAAAVLVATTLLSGCLGKSDDKKDHKSAPSATASKPAVPTMPTDPTPPAKSDPSASRPPAGTASPNSSPGRVKMVKLHKGDCINQKGEDVLTVACTTPHDAEVVGEYTIPDSLPPTSMKFKDEITAKCTELTSGAAGRNSTIQLSKLSFRPTSGSWLNEHDRDLTCLLKRTDGTPLTAPLK
- a CDS encoding CGNR zinc finger domain-containing protein, encoding MSTRIADLDPGGAPLLGEPLPVELANTRYAVRGTPHEGLAEPAHLAAWLRDIAPRLGNPPSEAALLAVDAHDLARALDLRDCVGALLTAALTDTVPAADTVERLNTYTRAAPRWRELTWPTAVTRTEADPITAVLAELAGATVDLLTGPDRTELRACHGPGCILHFVRNNPRREWCSAGCGNRARVARHYRRSKNPSADG
- a CDS encoding IclR family transcriptional regulator codes for the protein MQRALGILHCFRAGGTDLSASDIARRLGLSVSTAHRLARTLVGAGFLDQDDRTSRYRLGPVVAELGLLAYHQRGLHHAAPELEQLSRRTSATSDLAIRSGRHALVLVGSSVQPGTGLGLRRPLHSTALGKVLLAWADPADGGLVPLLPLAPQTDRTIVDPVALQAQLDAARAIGYALNDGESVPGVRTLAVPILNRAGHAHAALAVRSTPAVMTDERIPWFRDRAQACADALEVLLLPPHRRRLRESGLPAE